A genomic window from Punica granatum isolate Tunisia-2019 chromosome 2, ASM765513v2, whole genome shotgun sequence includes:
- the LOC116194283 gene encoding histone acetyltransferase type B subunit 2-like — translation MEPSLSLSPSPSPSTGDHGSETEPATSITDLDVDALAHCTSYLSLQDVSNMAMSCKFLNRVAYSDLVWHRLYREQWPQQLPPSFTSGVREAYLDRVSALQQFKFVDPLVADFYTDAKPYQHILLDKNLMVLSQGSSIQMMKIDSFLHGRDFVLLLNDHKARVTCTRLFPFNETSLSRSESQSKEKILVSSSSDHSIRLWWKGSCQRCFRGHNGPVLTLSDKLLGDGSAKSLASGGEDGTVRLWSLSSSGKRGQQALKATFYGHEKPVKLVSVAEYKTSLLVSISRDSKIRVWDATASSTVRSSCCVGMTSVLGTPVNMKCHESLLYVAAGTHVVAIDLRTMQKVSTLAVSKSRLCSFEILPLKSSLCTGEDDRAILWDIRKNQAKAKTDPVAELDGHIGPVIHLHMDPQKIVTGTQKDVNINTWEAGTGNFTNSLTCCTPEEVGPCLGCSAIAVDGYRIVTAANGKEGGLLRFRDFKNASCPVSVHGDEQSSKFWDPPESLYSENDD, via the exons ATGGAGCCATCTCTATCTCTATCCCCATCACCATCTCCGTCGACGGGCGACCACGGCTCGGAAACAGAACCAGCGACGTCGATCACCGACCTCGATGTCGACGCACTAGCACACTGCACCAGCTACCTGAGCTTGCAGGACGTATCGAACATGGCCATGTCCTGCAAGTTCCTCAACCGCGTCGCCTACTCCGACCTTGTGTGGCACCGTCTCTACAG GGAGCAGTGGCCGCAGCAATTGCCTCCCAGCTTTACATCGGGAGTCCGTGAAGCGTATTTGGATCGGGTTTCTGCACTGCAGCAGTTTAAATTCGTCGATCCCTTAGTCGCCGACTTCTATACTGATGCAAAACCTTACCAACACATCTTATTGGACAAGAATCTGATGGTTCTTTCTCAG GGCTCATCGATACAAATGATGAAGATTGATAGCTTCTTGCATGGGCGGGATTTTGTTCTCCTCCTTAATGATCACAAGGCTAGAGTTACTTGTACAAG ACTTTTCCCCTTTAATGAAACCTCCCTATCTCGTAGTGAGTCACAGAGCAAAGAAAAGATCCTTGTATCCTCGAGTTCTGATCATTCCATTCGGCTATGGTGGAAG GGTTCATGCCAACGATGTTTCAGAGGTCACAATGGTCCAGTTTTAACCCTGTCAGATAAGTTATTGGGTGATGGAAGTGCCAAGTCATTGGCGAGCGGAGGGGAAGATGGTACCGTCCGCCTTTGGTCACTTAGTTCCAGTGGAAAACGAGGACAGCAGGCCTTAAAGGCCACATTTTATGGGCACGAGAAACCAGTGAAATTGGTATCAGTCGCTGA GTATAAAACCTCTCTTTTGGTGTCCATTTCCAGAGATTCTAAG ATACGGGTTTGGGATGCAACCGCATCTTCTACTGTTCGGTCATCTTGCTGCGTGGGAATGACTTCAGTCCTTGGCACTCCAGTAAATATGAAGTGCCATGAGTCTCTCCTGTATGTTGCTGCTGGAACCCACGTTGTTGCAATCGATTTAAGGACAATGCAAAAAGTTTCCACCTTAGCAGTTTCAAAATCAAGGCTATGCTCATTTGAGATCCTGCCCTTGAAGTCATCACTCTGCACTGGTGAAGATGACAG AGCAATTTTGTGGGATATCAGGAAAAACCAGGCCAAGGCAAAAACAGACCCTGTAGCTGAGTTGGATGGGCATATTGGTCCTGTGATCCACCTGCATATGGATCCACAGAAGATAGTTACGGGAACTCAAAAAGATGTTAACATCAATACTTGGGAGGCTGGCACGGGAAACTTTACGAACTCTTTGACTTGTTGCACCCCTGAGGAAGTGGGTCCTTGTCTTGGGTGTTCTGCAATAGCCGTGGATGGTTACCGAATTGTTACTGCTGCAAATGGAAAGGAAGGCGGATTATTACGCTTTCGGGATTTCAAAAATGCGAGTTGTCCAGTCTCAGTTCATGGAGATGAGCAGTCATCAAAATTCTGGGATCCTCCTGAGTCATTGTATTCTGAGAATGATGATTGA